The Phragmites australis chromosome 1, lpPhrAust1.1, whole genome shotgun sequence genomic interval atttatataacataacaaactttttgagataaaaatattcatgttattttcaAATATACAAAACTTAAGTTTGGAACGGTATGAACGCTGCCGAACTTGCTATTACGCTTATATGAAAGTGGTAAGCTTTTTGCTTTTGGAGTCTCGGGAAGATGCTCAATTTACACTAGCGCCACTAAACTGACAGATGCATGGACCCGAGCCTAAAATTTCAGGCCTCAGCGGGGGAGACAGGATCGGAGGTTCAGGTTTCGGTCTGCCAAAAAGTTATGGGTGCAGGAAAAGACAGTACCAGAGACGGGGCATATTTGGATTAAGGCTAAACTTAGTTAGGCTATTGATGTTTAAATAACTGTTTAGTGACTgttataattataataaattatattttgttAGTTCCTGTCTTATacattatattttaattttttactaaTTTAGATATaataaatatagttataatcTAAACAAAGTAGtatcctcaactattctctaaatataagttatttttaaatttttatgtattttttttatcttttgttcTCGTCTtctcttatttaataaatgctatcactctcacaaataagtgagttatctttttcactataaaataaataaaggaagataagatcatttaatctactttcttaattcttaCGTATAACTTTAAAACGATCTGTATTTACAATCGGAGGAAGTAACACTTTACctgccaagaaaaaaaaaacatggcaCGACGTCCACCGCGAACCCCATGCCGTGCAGCCAGTAGTCGGCGTTCGGGTTGATCCACTCCGGTTCGTCCATCTCCACCCTGTCCGCCTTCAGCCCTCCCGCTGAGCTGTCCACCCTGTACCTCTCGTCGCGGCCGCGCACTAGCTCGGCGCACACGCGGCCCGGCTCTGTGGCCTGCGGCGACACCATGAGGGCTGGCGCGCTGAGGGGCAGCTGATCGCCGCGGTCCACCTGCCAGGTGCACCAGAACTTGCCGTACGTCTTGCTCAATCTGGCCGTCTCCGAACTCTGCAGCGCCTCCCGCACGCCGACGTCGGTCCGCAACCCAGCCTTCACCTCGTACGCGTGCGAGTGCCACAGCCTCTTCTCCTCCGGGGGCAGGCTCTCGAAGATGGTGTCCGACACGATGTACTCCACGCCTACGTACGGAGACACGCCCAAGACTGTAAGTTTGTAACGGTGTAACAGGCCGATGCTGAGACGAGGCGCGTACCGATGAGCCGGGCGGAGGGCTCGTCGGAGTCGTAGACGGCGCACTGGAGGACGTCCTGGTTGAGCCGGGAAACTAAGTGGTGCACCTCGAGCTGGCGGCGCAGGTCGTGGGCGTCCAGCGCGAAGCTGCACGCGTGCTGCTTCATCTGACGCACCGGCTTCAGCGCCTGCACCAGCTGCGCGCCCATGTCTAGTACCTGAGACGACACCGCCGTCGGCCTGCCCGGCGGCGCCGGTTCGGCGGTGCCCGACGCGGGCGTGGCCGCTGGGTTCTGATCGCTGGAGGGCATGGCTTCACACTTTCACAACACACGGGACAGTGCGTGGCCGACCACGCGTGAATGTGATTTTATCCATGCAGCTCACGAAGTATGCCGTCTATGTGCAGAACGTGGCATCTCGCATGCAGCAAACGTTCCAGACGGGTGCAAGCACAGCTTTGTTGATTGCCACAGCACACAACAGAAGTCACGAGAAGTATGCGAAGGTGGAGGCAGGCAACATTCAGAGAGGAGCTTACACACCAGCAAGTGGCATCCATTGACATGCACGTACGAAGATTTTCTTGCATTCAACttgcgtttttttttttcaggagaGCTTTGCAAGATGAACATTCTCCACTGAATTACATGCCCGAATGTCGCCTTCCGTCATTACCTGACAAGTACACCTTCGTCATCCTAACTACTTACGGTTACCACCTGATAAATTTGAATGCAAAATTGCACACGTTTTACTCAGGCGCACACATTGCAAAGACCATCCCAGTTATTACTACATGATTCTACGACCTCAAGCAATAGATGCCAGGAAGGCTAAGTAATTGGTAAAACCCATCAGACATTTCAGAACTAATTGAGTTTCAAGTTAAGCCAAAATGGGATTAGATATTTCTGAACCGAGCTTTTCAACTATGACCAGGTTATATAGTTATCCACAGCAAAAACCAAGATAATGAAACACACGAAAAAGTCAATCATCTTACAAGTATAAACTTCTGTACAAACTACTAATTCCAGTAAAAGGTATCCTTCCAGTATAATTCAGATTGTGGATGGAAATTCCCCAATCTACCGAAGTCCTGGAATTAATAAGACCAAAAAGGAATAGTCCAATGCTTCAGCAGCTTCTTGGATTCAGCGTACTTGCATTCCTAGCTTCTTGGATTCAGCGTACTTGCATTCCATACTCCATTGTGCCATCAAAATGCTACTGGAGCATCTGCTGATCCGAACAAGCAGCGGAGAGAGTTTGGTACTAAGCTTGAATGTATGTGACTTAAGAACTACATTTTATCAAGCATTGCAAAAGCTGATTCCTCATGCTGGTATTAGCTGTATGTGCAAGTAGATAACACATAAAAGCAATGCATATATCAGTGGTTATGTACACAGTTAATTTCTAGAAGAAATTGCCATCAGAAGGGGTGTCATGTAGTTCATCTCACAGCATTGGACCACAAGTGCCCACGAATTGCTCAAAGCCCTTGCGCAATAATCCCACCATCACTTGGCATTGAAAAGAACTTGTTAAATCcacaaggaaaaaaaggaaacacgCATTTCGATCTACAAATTTTGTGTCAGGTATTAGCTGTATGTGCAAAAATCTCAAATTTCAGAACTTGAGACGGAAAACATCCAAACAGAAGGGAACGGCGCAAGGTGCTTGCCTTCTTGCATATCACCTCACTGAACCAGAGGGCAAACTGGCTCTGTTTCGAAAAAGAAAACGAGGGCATTAAGGATACGGATCGAGGGGTGAGAAACAACTGCTGCCATCAGAAGGGATAGTACATACGTCGTGATCTCATCGCATGAGGCAAAAACAAGCCACGAATTGCTCAAAGCCCTTGCGCAATAATCCCAACATCACTTGGTAGCAAGAAGCAACAGATCCCCTTcttggaagaaagaaaaacacgTAGATCTAAGCAAACAAGAAATAAAACATGGACACCTCCGAGGGactagagaggagagagagagaggagccgcCATgcttggaggcggcggcggttcaCGGCTGTGTTGGCGCACAGCAGTAGGGTTAGAGGATGCTTAGCGTGGTGCGTGCGTGGGAGGAACTGGGCTGATGGGCTGAAATTGGGCTGACAAAGAAGGGTTTTCAAATTCGTTATTGTTACGGGATTGCTATAATGTGATAAGACGTTTCTCAACCCCTCCACAcccgattttttttctctctctccatcttCACCTTTCTCTCGAACTCCAGCTAGATCCGGCCCCATCCTCTGCATCTTTAGTGAGCTTAGGGTTTAAGGTTTGAGCTTCGACGAGCTCTCTCCAATCTCTAGGCTTAGAGAAAGGATGGGCAAGACAGATCTATAAGATGGTGATGGCAGAAGTGATGACATGAGGTAGGGTGACAGAGGATAACTAATTGAAAAGGATTAGAATAGGTGTCATGGCAACCACCCGTGAGGAGCAAGATTAGTGCGGTGACAAATGACGGTAGTTATTGGAGGAGACAGGAGGAGGGCGATGTTAAGGGTGACGAGGAGTTGGACCGGTGTCGACGTTAGGCACACAATAGCTAAGAAAGAATATAAAGAAAGAGGAAGGAAGAAAAGGTTTCGCCACATGAAATATCAAATGGTACAAAATTCGAGTGCTAGCTAGTCTAAAATGCGCAAGTGATATATAGGTTGGGGCTTTTCTTAAGGATACCGTTGTATTACTTGctgttttttatttattcaaACTACAATATACCATGACATTAAAAATTTGTCTTACCGCATCTCAAATTTCTAATTTATAACTTGAAAGTAGCGTTGATGATAAAACAAGGATAATTAGCTAGGTGAAAATGGCGTCGCTTACCCCATAGCTATCCACTTTGTAATGTAATAGAATCATATAAGAATAAATTTTACGAGAGAACAAGTCTTAGCTTGAACGGTTAGTGAAAATAATTGTACTCTCTACTCATCAGAGATTAAATTCtatgttttctttttatatGTCTAATTAAgacgggattttttttttaatggtaGGTGATGTACTATCAACAACGAGGTGTTTGCCGTGACTTCATCAATCTTCAAGCTCTGTATATCCGGTATTTAACATATAACATGTGAGTACGTGCATGTGGTAGTGTAAATGTGTGCGTCGACCACtagttatgtttttttttaaagaacaaaTTTTACGAATAaacttttgacttttttttggtCAGCTCGCTCCCTGTAATCTCAAAGCTTGGGTGGTGATGTGACCGAAAATTCTCATCCCAAATGTGCTGAGACTAAGCTACAGAAGCTATTTTCTCAAGCATCATCTAGTTTTTGAGTATCTCTTTCAAGAATAGAccacatttttaaaaaaaaaattaccatccTTTTAATTGAGTGATTAACAATTTATCACCTTATTCATTATCCGTAATTTAGATGGATCTGCATGTCAATAAAAATGAGGAATTGCCACGCGTAAAAGTGACAAATTATTAATTGCCCCCATTTCAACAGACATATGAACCAGACTCAAGAGTTCCTCGTTTTGGCATTAGCTAACTGTAAACTGTTTTCCTCGCCATCTTTTGGTTCACGTGCTACAATCATGAACCAGGTGTCAAATCAGGATCCTTTAATTTCAGAGGAATTGAAGTCACACTGAGTTCAAAACATTGGGAGCAGTTCGGTCGCAAGTAGAAGTAGGTGTATAATATTTAATGCTACTGAAATCCCGTTAACAGTAGAACCGTACGGTATTTCTATGAACAGTAAAGTGTGAATAATGGCCTGTTGTGAATTACTGTATGTATGATACTGTTTGGTTTAGAGGTAAAGTGGGATGGGTTATGGTCATATCTGTTTTTGAGATTGGATTATCctaatttttgtttggttggaagAGTGGGACGAGCCAatattttgtttggttggaagGATAAATGGTGGATGGAATGATCTCATATtttttggatggatggatgaggATGCACAAGCTGGATATGAGTACCTCTTTTAAAAGTTGGTGAGGTTACCTCCATTATGACCACCGAAGTAGATTTTATGATGGCCAAACAGATTTCTTTATTGGAGTCCTGGAATTAACTTGGTACTGCCTCATTGATGGAAATAACAGCTATACCATGTacaagaaattgatatagacaGGTATCTCATGCCCTAAAATGTGGCTTCCTAAGGTGAATTACTGGAAAATAGAATATCTAATTTCTGTAACAAAATCAAAAGGTTTATGCAACTTTGAAGTGATAACTGGTTTTTACATCACATGCCATAAGTAGCAGTCTATAATTGTACACATATAATTAGACCACAATGCATTGTTTCATGTGGTACAAGTCAAAAGTATGCATACAAGTCTGCATCCAATTAACCTATAGTGCATTGTTTAGTAGGTACAAGCCAAAAGTAGGTGACAACCCTCACATAATCAAGGATGTCTAACGTCCAGgaaacttgtcactaatgaacATAGTAATCAAATTTAACTTATGGTTGAATGACAGCTTGTtgaaagctctagtcatgtgaggGTTGATCACCAGATAAGCATAGTAGAACATATGTGTGTCTCATTGAAACCTGGAAGACTATTCAAGTTGTCAAATAAATCTTTAGATTTATCCTTATTCGTGGTATCGGCCTTCACTATAGCATTGGCGAGCTTGTCACCAACAAACTTGAATGCAGCAATTTGTCTCTCCTCTTCACCTTCAATTATCTTGGCTCTTTTGGGCTTGCTGACATATGATGATGCCCCATTATCTTCAGCAGTGGTAGGAACATCATTTCTGTCACCCTCTTTATTTTTAGTTTCAACATCTTCGGTACCTAGAGCCTCATTTGACCCCTTTGCATACTATCTTGTAGCCATGTTGTTCCCAAAGATTGTAACCATGTTATTATAGTGCTCAAGAGGTTTGTTTAAGTACTCAGCATCATATTTGTGATCTTATAAATGAAAAGACCAATTAGTAGACAAAACATGTAGACACGTTATTAATATGAAAAGACCCATTTGCACAAAGGATCTAGTACAACAAAACCTCAACATATGTTTCTCTTTAGAAGCATATAACAAGCATAAAAGATTGAAACATGTTTCAATGATGCATCACCAGAAAACAAAGGAGTTGATGCACAAAGGAAAATTTATTATAAAGATACCTTGACATAGTCTGTATAGTGCTCATGCTCAAGAGTAATAATAAAATTATCTAATAAGTACACCTTGAATCCCACCTTAAAATAAGGATCCCACCTTGGATTCCCTGATATTTTGGTTGAAGTGTCCAATGAAGGTGGTCTAATAGGTTCATCTTGTAGCTCACCAATAACATGAAGTACTTTATTAAAATAATGGCTAACTGTTTCACCGGATCTATCAAAATTAGTGCCAACTAACATATTTCTAAGATTATGTCCTACTGTATTTAAAAACATTGCTACTTGCTGCTCAACACACATATGAATAGTATCTTGAAGCAACCCACGACCCCTAAAAAGCGTACAAAACCGGAAAAAACGTGCTCTACTAAGTCTAAGCATGTTTACACAAGTTGCATCATTCCTCCATATTTTTATGTTCAGGTACTCAATTCTGATCCTATCTCTTTCTTCTATTGGCCTATTGGCCCATAGGTAATAGGTTCTCTCCTTgcacctctttttctttttctagactCAATAATTatgcccatcatcgacatcaaCATATGTGCTGCAGCACCATAAATTTAAAGCTTGGTCCTCTTATCCATCTACAATGCACAGACAAATCACATATGTTCACATCAATTAGGTTACACATGAGTTTTTGTTGTACGAATCGAGAAAAAATCCATTATAGCAGGATACATTTCAGCACCAATTTATGATGAGGTAACCCATACAGGATGCAGGAAAAAAAGATTTACATATAGATTACAACAAAAATAGATTTTAACCTATACCCTACAAGTAATCTTAACAAATCAGGAAGTAACCCATCCATATTTATGCATCAATTAGTCTATAGTCACTAAAATTTACCACAGTCTACAACCAATTTGGGCAGAAGACAATGGATAATAGACAGAAATTGTTATAAGAATGACAATAGACAGAAGAAATCATTGATCTATGTAGTCTGAAAAGAGTATACTAGCATACAAGAGGAAATTTGAGCGCAAAAATTAGTAGTTTCGTTAGGCGCATCAACACCGGCAGCACTTCGTCCTTCCACGCAACATCACGGATCACAGGAAGCCACCAAACTCTTGAGTACAATGCAAAAATATTCCTGACCCCATAATCTGCCAAGGCCTGCTATCTAGCATGCCAAATCACGAAGTCCTaaaattgactcaagcctagctctGATTTTACCATCCAATCAAGATAGGGTTTCATACCTTGGGCACAAGCCGATTTGCTGAGGTCGTGAAGCGTGGTGGGGCGAGCTGAAGACGCAGAGGAAGGAGGACGTGGGGATGAGGTCGCTGGACACCTCCGACTTCGTCTCCACCCGATGCAGTTTCGGTCAccggcttcccccccccccatgtGCATGGTCGAGGACGAAGGAGGGCCGAGGgcggagggaggagggaggagccGCCTGGATGGATGAGGAAGGAGGCCGCCGGTCGCCACCTGCTGATTCCCCTGATGTCCACTTGTGTGCACCACCTTTGTTATGGGAAAAAGGAATGGGAGGTGAGGAACCGAGGACTGAAAGATGAGCCATTCGATTCCTAGAAAAAAAAGGTGACTGCAACGGGACGTGCGACTCACGATGGGCGTGGAGGGACGGGGGACGTGCGGTCTGCCAATTTTTCGTGGCTCCATTTGCCCCGAATCTTATGACATATTCGATGTCGGTGATCATCCCATCTTTACTCGCTCTCAAACTAAACGCTAGCAAATATgagatatacatatatattgaaCCAGACACACTCTTCCTTTACGAGTAAGACGATCCGGTTCCTTGTGCGTCGGCCGCAACTCCTCATCAATCATGTGTTTCGCGGCGCGGCCATCCGTCACCGTACGTGGTGATGCAGCGAAACCAGAAAGGAAGGCGTATTATGCGAAGCCGCGAACCCACCGACGGTTGGGGTCACTGCTGCTCCTGCTTTGGCTGCTTCCCGAGTTCAGCGATTCAGGTTCCTCTCCAATGGCGTGCTCGCTCCTCCCGCTCCACGcccccctctcctcctcgccACGCATCCTCTCCTCCCGTTCGTCCTCCCACCCCGCGCCCAGAACCCTACACCTATCACCTCGTCTGCCTAGGGTTCCGAGCCGCCCGCTCCcatccccgccccc includes:
- the LOC133884952 gene encoding oil body-associated protein 2B-like, which gives rise to MPSSDQNPAATPASGTAEPAPPGRPTAVSSQVLDMGAQLVQALKPVRQMKQHACSFALDAHDLRRQLEVHHLVSRLNQDVLQCAVYDSDEPSARLIGVEYIVSDTIFESLPPEEKRLWHSHAYEVKAGLRTDVGVREALQSSETARLSKTYGKFWCTWQVDRGDQLPLSAPALMVSPQATEPGRVCAELVRGRDERYRVDSSAGGLKADRVEMDEPEWINPNADYWLHGMGFAVDVVPCFFFLGR